Proteins found in one Lycium ferocissimum isolate CSIRO_LF1 chromosome 6, AGI_CSIRO_Lferr_CH_V1, whole genome shotgun sequence genomic segment:
- the LOC132060438 gene encoding cytochrome P450 77A1-like, with protein MEYFIFTAFAFVLTAFIFLLTQKTKSKKLNLPPGPSGWPVVGNLFQVAGPGIQFFQYIRDNLKPKYGSIFTLKMGARTLIVITSADLAYEALITKGHIFATRPRENRTKTIFSCNKFTVNSASYGPVWRSLRKNMVHNMLSSIRLKEFRHCRELAMDKMIERIRMDAEANNDVIWVLKNARFAAFWILLAMCFGIEMEEKMIETIDQMMKEVLIVLIPRLDDYLPMLSLFVGYKQRKIVKEVRKRQIETIVPLIEKRRKAIQNPGSDKTAASFSYLDTLFDIKVEGRKSGPTNPELVTLCSEFLNGGTDTTAAVLEWAIGRLIENPNIQKKMYEEIKKVVGDKKVDENDIEKMPYLNAVVKEVLRKHPPVYFTFTHTYMDANEFFTHGISHDPNVWSGIGFYPGKR; from the exons ATGGAGTACTTCATTTTCACAGCATTTGCCTTTGTCCTCACAGCTTTCATCTTCCTATTAACCCaaaaaaccaaatccaaaaaACTAAACCTTCCTCCCGGTCCATCAGGTTGGCCGGTCGTCGGTAACCTTTTTCAAGTGGCCGGTCCCGGTATTCAATTTTTCCAGTACATTAGAGATAATCTCAAACCAAAATATGGTTCAATTTTCACACTCAAAATGGGTGCACGTACTTTGATTGTTATCACTAGTGCTGACTTAGCTTACGAAGCTTTAATCACAAAGGGTCATATTTTCGCTACCCGTCCGAGAGAAAACCGGACCAAAACCATCTTCAGTTGCAACAAATTCACCGTCAATTCAGCGAGTTACGGTCCAGTATGGCGGTCCCTAAGAAAAAATATGGTACACAACATGCTTAGTTCGATCAGATTGAAAGAATTTCGCCATTGTAGAGAACTGGCTATGGATAAAATGATCGAAAGAATTCGTATGGATGCTGAGGCCAATAACGACGTCATTTGGGTGCTGAAAAACGCGCGTTTCGCGGCGTTTTGGATTCTTTTGGCTATGTGTTTTGGTATTGAAATGGAAGAGAAAATGATTGAAACTATTGATCAAATGATGAAGGAGGTTTTGATCGTGCTTATTCCGAGGTTAGATGATTATCTTCCGATGTTGAGCTTATTTGTTGGTTACAAACAACGTAAAATAGTTAAAGAAGTTCGTAAGCGACAAATCGAAACAATCGTCCCTCTGATCGAGAAACGTCGTAAAGCTATACAAAATCCTGGGTCCGACAAGACTGCAGCCTCATTTTCGTACCTAGATACTTTGTTTGACATTAAAGTCGAAG GTAGAAAGTCAGGACCGACAAATCCAGAGCTTGTAACACTATGTTCGGAGTTTTTGAACGGTGGGACCGACACGACGGCTGCAGTATTAGAGTGGGCCATAGGAAGATTGATCGAAAACCCtaacatacaaaagaaaatGTACGAAGAGATCAAAAAAGTAGTGGGTGACAAAAAAGTTGACGAGAATGATATAGAAAAGATGCCTTACTTAAACGCCGTCGTAAAGGAGGTTTTACGTAAACACCCTCCTGTGTACTTTACATTTACTCATACATATATGGATGCTAACGAGTTTTTCACACATGGGATTTCTCATGACCCGAACGTTTGGTCCGGGATAGGTTTTTATCCCGGGAAGAGATAA